A portion of the Pseudomonas synxantha BG33R genome contains these proteins:
- the rfbA gene encoding glucose-1-phosphate thymidylyltransferase RfbA has translation MMKGIVLAGGSGTRLHPITLGVSKQLLPVYDKPMIYYPISVLMLAGIKDILVISTPVDLPQYRNLLGDGSQFGVHFTYAEQPSPDGLAQAFIIGEEFIGDDAVCLILGDNIFHGQHFSDQLRTAAERSSGATVFGYWVKDPERFGVIDFDKEGRALSIEEKPAKPKSPYAVTGLYFYDNDVIKIAKAVKPSPRGELEITDVNNAYLQRGDLHVERFGRGFAWLDTGTHDSLLEASTYVQTIEHRQGLKVACLEEIAYENGWIDRDYLLERAKYFGKTGYGQYLYSLAGETQ, from the coding sequence ATGATGAAGGGCATCGTATTGGCTGGCGGCTCCGGCACCCGCTTGCACCCCATTACTCTGGGAGTGTCCAAACAGCTGTTGCCGGTGTACGACAAACCCATGATCTACTACCCGATATCCGTGCTGATGCTTGCCGGGATCAAGGACATCCTGGTGATCTCCACGCCGGTAGACTTGCCACAGTACCGAAACCTGCTGGGAGATGGCAGCCAGTTTGGCGTGCATTTCACCTATGCCGAACAGCCGTCTCCAGACGGGTTGGCTCAAGCATTTATCATTGGCGAAGAGTTCATCGGTGATGACGCCGTGTGCCTGATTCTGGGGGACAACATCTTCCACGGCCAACATTTTAGTGATCAATTACGCACTGCAGCCGAGCGTTCATCGGGCGCTACGGTATTCGGCTACTGGGTAAAAGACCCGGAGCGCTTCGGTGTGATTGATTTCGACAAAGAGGGCCGCGCCCTGTCCATTGAAGAAAAACCGGCGAAGCCCAAGTCACCCTATGCCGTCACCGGCCTGTATTTCTACGATAACGACGTGATCAAGATCGCCAAGGCCGTCAAGCCTTCGCCGCGCGGCGAGTTGGAAATCACCGACGTCAACAACGCCTATCTTCAGCGCGGCGACCTGCATGTAGAACGCTTCGGTCGCGGCTTTGCCTGGCTCGACACCGGCACCCATGACAGCCTGCTGGAGGCCTCGACTTACGTGCAGACCATCGAGCACCGCCAGGGCTTGAAAGTGGCTTGCCTGGAAGAGATCGCCTACGAAAACGGCTGGATCGACCGCGACTATCTGCTGGAACGCGCCAAATACTTTGGCAAGACCGGCTATGGCCAGTACCTGTATTCCCTCGCCGGAGAGACCCAGTGA
- the rfbB gene encoding dTDP-glucose 4,6-dehydratase: MRILVTGGAGFIGSALIRYLIQDTEHEVLNLDKLTYAGNLESLTSIASNSRYEFVQADIIDQAAVSAVLARFEPDAIMHLAAESHVDRSIDGPSDFIQTNIVGTYSLLEATRAYWQKLAEPAKSAFRFHHISTDEVYGDLHGVDDLFTETTPYAPSSPYSASKAASDHLVRAWQRTYGLPVLLTNCSNNYGPFHFPEKLIPLVILNALAGKPLPVYGDGLQVRDWLFVEDHARALLKVVTTGVVGETYNIGGHNEQKNIDVVRGICGLLEELAPQRPAGVAKFTDLITFVKDRPGHDQRYAIDASKIERELGWVPEETFETGLRKTVQWYLDNLEWCRRVQDGSYQGERLGNTDLKDLIA, encoded by the coding sequence ATGCGCATTCTCGTTACTGGCGGCGCTGGCTTTATCGGCTCAGCCCTGATCCGCTATTTGATTCAAGATACCGAACATGAAGTGCTCAATCTGGACAAGCTCACCTATGCCGGCAACCTGGAGTCGCTGACCAGCATCGCGTCCAACAGCCGCTATGAGTTTGTCCAGGCCGATATCATCGACCAGGCCGCCGTCAGCGCCGTACTCGCACGCTTTGAACCTGATGCGATCATGCACTTGGCGGCCGAGTCCCACGTTGACCGCTCCATTGACGGTCCGTCGGATTTTATCCAGACCAACATCGTCGGCACCTACAGCCTGCTGGAAGCCACACGGGCTTACTGGCAGAAGCTGGCAGAACCGGCCAAAAGCGCGTTCCGCTTCCACCACATTTCCACTGACGAGGTGTATGGCGACCTGCACGGCGTAGACGACCTCTTCACCGAAACCACCCCTTACGCGCCCAGCTCTCCCTACTCCGCGAGCAAGGCGGCATCCGACCACCTGGTACGCGCCTGGCAGCGTACATACGGCCTGCCGGTACTGCTGACCAATTGCTCGAACAACTACGGGCCATTCCACTTCCCCGAAAAATTGATCCCGCTGGTTATTCTCAACGCCTTGGCGGGCAAGCCACTGCCTGTCTACGGCGATGGTTTGCAGGTACGTGACTGGCTGTTCGTCGAGGATCATGCCCGTGCACTGCTCAAAGTGGTCACCACTGGGGTGGTGGGCGAGACCTACAACATCGGTGGTCATAACGAGCAGAAGAACATCGACGTGGTACGTGGCATTTGCGGCCTGCTGGAAGAGCTGGCGCCGCAGCGCCCCGCCGGCGTGGCAAAATTCACTGACCTGATCACCTTCGTCAAGGATCGCCCTGGCCACGACCAGCGCTACGCCATCGACGCCAGCAAGATCGAACGCGAACTGGGCTGGGTCCCGGAAGAAACCTTTGAGACAGGACTGCGCAAAACCGTGCAGTGGTACCTCGATAACCTGGAATGGTGCCGCAGGGTCCAGGACGGTAGTTATCAGGGCGAACGATTGGGCAACACCGACTTGAAGGATCTAATCGCATGA
- the rfbD gene encoding dTDP-4-dehydrorhamnose reductase, with product MKILITGQHGQVSLELQQRLQGLGELVILGRDQLDLADADLIRQQVRAHRPGLIINAAAHTAVDLAESEPDAAFAINAIAPGILAEEAKALGIPLIHYSTDYVFDGSKPAPYIESDTPNPLGVYGQSKLAGEQAIAAVGGEHLILRTSWVYSSHGKNFLLTMQRLLQEKPQMRIVADQIGAPTWAGTIASSTRALIQQWQAGKAGDWGVYHLTAQGETSWFGFAQAIGEQLRIEGKACAELEPIPSSAYPTPAKRPLNSRLDCSRLQQQWHVSQPHWQDALHECLARQH from the coding sequence ATGAAAATATTAATCACCGGCCAACACGGCCAAGTCTCCCTGGAGCTGCAACAGCGGCTCCAGGGTCTTGGCGAACTCGTCATCCTGGGCCGCGACCAGCTTGACCTGGCCGACGCTGACCTCATCCGCCAACAGGTACGCGCCCACCGCCCTGGCCTGATCATCAACGCGGCAGCCCACACTGCCGTCGATCTGGCCGAGAGCGAACCGGACGCAGCCTTTGCGATCAACGCCATCGCCCCCGGCATCCTCGCCGAGGAAGCCAAGGCACTGGGCATCCCGCTGATTCATTACTCGACCGACTACGTGTTCGATGGCAGCAAACCTGCCCCTTACATCGAAAGCGACACACCCAACCCTTTGGGTGTCTATGGTCAGAGCAAACTGGCGGGTGAACAGGCGATTGCTGCCGTAGGTGGCGAACACCTGATCTTGCGCACCAGTTGGGTGTACTCGAGCCATGGCAAGAATTTCCTGCTGACCATGCAGCGCCTGCTGCAGGAAAAACCGCAGATGCGCATCGTCGCCGACCAGATCGGTGCGCCGACCTGGGCCGGGACCATCGCCAGCAGCACCCGCGCGCTGATTCAGCAGTGGCAGGCTGGCAAGGCCGGGGACTGGGGCGTTTACCACCTCACCGCACAAGGTGAGACCTCGTGGTTCGGCTTTGCCCAAGCCATTGGCGAGCAATTGCGGATCGAAGGCAAAGCCTGCGCCGAACTGGAGCCGATCCCTTCCAGTGCCTACCCCACCCCCGCCAAGCGCCCGCTGAACTCGCGCCTGGATTGCTCGCGTCTGCAACAGCAATGGCACGTCAGCCAGCCCCATTGGCAAGATGCATTGCACGAGTGTCTTGCCAGGCAGCACTAG
- the rfbC gene encoding dTDP-4-dehydrorhamnose 3,5-epimerase encodes MNVVETTLPGVLILEPKVFGDERGFFYESFNARAFEAATGLKRDFVQDNHSRSQKGVLRGLHYQLEHTQGKLVRVTHGEVLDVAVDIRRSSPNFGNWVGVRLSAQNHRQLWVPEGFAHGFVVLSDHAEFLYKTTDYYQPSAERSILWNDPTLAIDWELAEPPQLSAKDQVGKLLMEADLFP; translated from the coding sequence GTGAACGTAGTTGAAACCACACTACCCGGCGTGCTGATCCTCGAGCCAAAGGTATTCGGTGACGAGCGCGGTTTCTTCTACGAAAGCTTCAACGCCCGCGCTTTTGAAGCAGCTACCGGGCTCAAGCGTGATTTTGTGCAGGACAACCACTCGCGCTCGCAAAAAGGCGTACTACGGGGCTTGCACTATCAGCTTGAGCACACTCAAGGCAAGCTGGTGCGTGTCACTCACGGCGAAGTGCTGGATGTAGCCGTCGACATCCGTCGCAGCTCCCCAAACTTCGGAAACTGGGTGGGTGTACGCCTGTCGGCACAGAACCATCGTCAATTGTGGGTGCCAGAAGGTTTTGCACATGGTTTCGTGGTGTTGAGCGACCACGCAGAGTTCCTGTACAAAACCACCGATTACTACCAGCCAAGCGCCGAGCGCAGCATTCTCTGGAATGACCCAACGCTGGCTATCGACTGGGAGCTGGCCGAACCGCCGCAATTGTCTGCCAAAGACCAGGTCGGAAAACTGCTGATGGAAGCCGACCTGTTCCCATGA